The genomic region GGGATGCTGATCTCGGTCAGGATGTCCGGATCGCCAGAGACGGTCGAACCAGTTGACGTTCCTTCGACAGTACCTGGCACGGCCCCAACGCTGAAGTAGCCGGTAGGCTGAGTTTCGCGAACCTGGTAAGTGCCTGGCTGCAGTCCCAGGTTTTCACCAAACAGGTAGTTACCATTGGCATCAGTCGTGACGGTATGCCCCGTGTTGACGAAGAGGCCGTTTTCTTTCTTCCACAACGTGAGCGAAACGCCTGCAATGCCTTGTTCCCCGGCGTCTTGCGTCAAGCTTAGGTTGGGGTCGTGATAGACCGTACCACTGATGCTGATTGGAAGTGGCTGCTGCACGATGCTGCCGAACGCACCGTCAGTTCGGTCGCGGTGTCCGGTCGAATCGTCGGCCGGGAGGTTCAAGCCTGACTCGGCCAACTTGGCATCGTACATGTCGATGAACTTGGTATTGACCGTGGCGTTCTCGTAGTGAGCCGCCGAGAATTCTCCGGTGAGTAGTGTCCCGTGGAATTCCGCCCCCGATGCGATCGGGTCGATCAGCGTTTCGTCCGGGTTGTTCGGATCGTAGATAATGATTTCGTCGACGTCGATCGAGAACCGCAGTTCTTCCCCTGCATCAAAGCCGGTGAAGTCCAGGATCAAACGACTTCCACCATCAGTCACGGTTGCTTTGATCGAATCGATGCCGCTGGCGGAAATGACCTGGAATGGAAACGCGGAATCCGCCCCCAGGCCGCCTGGCGTGATATCGAAGATCACGTCGCCAGCACTGAGACCGGGCAGGTTGCCGAAGTTTTGAATCTGGTCGCCATCGATGATGAGCCGGTTCAGTTGGGTACCGTCAGCACCTCCATCGAAGGTGACAATGAACGTATCGCCGTGGTCGTCACCACCAGCGCCGTCTTCTTCGTGGTAGATCGCACCCAGACGAATCGGATCAGCCGACATCACGCGGCGTGCTTCGAGGGTTTCAATACCTCGCGAGCGAACCGGACGATGAAATGCAGCATTCTTGCCGCCACCAAAAAAGCTACGAAAACGACGCAATGCGTCTCGATAGTGGAAACCCATCAGGCGACTCCTGTGCCTTACTTTCGCATCCCTGCGAAAATGGTGACCTAATTAATTCGAGAAACGGCTGACCGGAACCGTTAACACGGGGGGGGGATTTTGACGCGAGTTACCCAGGTCCCAAACGCGGATCGTGGTATCGAAACCGCTGGAAACCATCGTTTGCCCTTGAGCCGCAAGCGTCGAGACAGTGCCATCATGGCCTGTCAGGCGATCAATCTCTTCGTACGTATCTAAGCTCCACAGATGAACTTCGTTATCACTTCCACCTGTGGCAATGACGCGTGGTTGAACAAGCGAAACGGAAAACACCTTCGCATCGCCGGTAGGCATCGAAGCGAGTTCCTGTCCCGTGTTGACGTTGTGTACGGTCAGCTTGCGATCTTCACTTCCGCTGATGATCTGCGCACCATCGTCGGAAAACGCCAAACCGTGGATACGCTCGTTGTGTGCGCGGATATCCTTCACCTGAGTGCCGCTAACGGCATCCCAAACACGAATAACACCTGTACGTCCGGCAGCGGCAACCAGTTTGCCATCGGGTGAAAAAGCAACTGCCCGCAGATCGTTTCCGGCAGTCTTCCATTGATGGACCTTCTTGCCAGTGTTTGCATCGTAGACAACGACCGACTCACCGAAGCCCACGACGGCCAATTGGGTTCCATCATGATTGAAATCGACCGCGGTGATGACGCTAGGAAATTCACTTCCACTACGCAGTTGGATGTTTTCCTGTACGTCCCATAACAGTACCTGGCGATCGTTTCCGGCGGTGGCCAGCAGCTTGCCATTGGGCGAGAACTGTGCGGCTCGGACCCAATCGGTATGTTCTTTGAGCGTTACGATCACACGCCCAGTGGCGACTTCCATGATTCGCACAAAATGATCGTCTCCGGCAACCGCCATCAGTTTACCGGTCGGGTGAATTTCGACCTGAGAAACAACCGGCGGATGAAGTCGCTCGGAATCGGGTTGTAGCTGAATGGTATGCGACAACTTGATGGCCGAAACCTGAGCCATGGCAATCGACGGAACGACCCAAGTAGCGATCACTGCCGTGGTACCGATAATTTGCTTAATCATCGTTCTGTTGCGTCTCCGTCGCTGAACCCATGCTGAGGATCTTTCGTAGTCCCCAGACGTACAACGGTATTTATCGACACAACGCCGTAGCCGACCTCAAACGATCACCAAAAGTTTGACTATTTAGGTAAACTTTTCCGGATACGCGGCCGCATGCTCTGCTGGCATTGGCAAGATTTGGCCAGCCTGATTCAAGAAAAAGAGGACGTGCGAACACGTCCTCTTTGATAGCTGCGATGTTGACGAACTAGCGATGCTATCGCTTTTCGATCGGGACGAACTCTCGTTTCGTCTCGCCGGTGTAAATCTGGCGGGGACGACAGATACGCTTGGTTGGCGAACCCTGCATTTCTTTCCAGTGGGCAATCCAGCCTGGCAGACGCCCCATGGCAAACAGCACCGTAAACATCTGAACCGGAATACCGATCGCTCGGTAGATCACGCCGGAATAGAAGTCGACATTCGGGTACAGCTTGCGTTGGACGAAGTATTCGTCGTTGAGAGCCGCGTGTTCGAGTTTCTGGGCAACGTCGAACAAAGGATCCTTGATGTCGAGCTTA from Blastopirellula marina harbors:
- a CDS encoding WD40 repeat domain-containing protein; its protein translation is MIKQIIGTTAVIATWVVPSIAMAQVSAIKLSHTIQLQPDSERLHPPVVSQVEIHPTGKLMAVAGDDHFVRIMEVATGRVIVTLKEHTDWVRAAQFSPNGKLLATAGNDRQVLLWDVQENIQLRSGSEFPSVITAVDFNHDGTQLAVVGFGESVVVYDANTGKKVHQWKTAGNDLRAVAFSPDGKLVAAAGRTGVIRVWDAVSGTQVKDIRAHNERIHGLAFSDDGAQIISGSEDRKLTVHNVNTGQELASMPTGDAKVFSVSLVQPRVIATGGSDNEVHLWSLDTYEEIDRLTGHDGTVSTLAAQGQTMVSSGFDTTIRVWDLGNSRQNPPPVLTVPVSRFSN